In Pedobacter heparinus DSM 2366, the following are encoded in one genomic region:
- a CDS encoding THUMP domain-containing class I SAM-dependent RNA methyltransferase, whose amino-acid sequence MQVFHTKSKVIITCNKRLSPYLLDEVKALGYTIVRDFPTGLELNITLTECIKLNLNLRCASQILYSLNSFKANNPEELYRELLDMPWEELIDFSGYFSVTSNVDNPTITTPLFANLKVKDAIVDRIKEKKGIRPNSGSDANKTVVHLYWKDSEADIFLDTSGETLAKHGYRKIPGKAPMLEALAAAVVLSTRWDQKSPFVNPMCGSGTLAIEAALIATNRRPGLFRMNYGFMHIIGYDEQVFFAERRILKDQVIKNTDLQIIATDLSDDAVDISRKNAKTAGVDTLITFEVCDFAETPVPEGGKGVVVFNPEYGERLGVHSKLEATYKRMGDFMKQHCKGYSGYIFTGNPDLAKKIGLKADRKVEFYNGKLDCRMLEYELYDGSRRPEEERPVKA is encoded by the coding sequence ATGCAAGTTTTCCACACAAAAAGCAAGGTTATCATTACCTGTAACAAAAGGCTCTCGCCTTATCTTCTGGATGAGGTTAAGGCCCTTGGCTATACCATTGTCAGGGATTTTCCAACTGGCCTGGAATTGAACATTACCCTTACCGAATGCATTAAGCTCAATTTAAACCTGAGGTGTGCCAGCCAGATTTTGTATAGCTTAAACAGCTTTAAAGCCAATAACCCGGAAGAGCTGTACCGTGAGCTGCTGGATATGCCATGGGAAGAACTGATTGATTTTTCGGGTTATTTTTCAGTAACCTCCAATGTGGATAACCCCACCATCACTACCCCGCTTTTTGCAAACTTAAAAGTGAAGGATGCGATTGTTGACCGCATTAAAGAAAAAAAAGGCATCCGCCCCAATTCGGGCTCTGATGCCAATAAAACAGTGGTCCATTTGTACTGGAAAGACAGTGAGGCCGATATATTTCTGGATACCTCGGGCGAGACCTTAGCCAAACATGGCTACCGAAAAATCCCTGGTAAGGCCCCCATGCTGGAAGCGCTTGCCGCAGCCGTAGTGCTGAGTACCAGGTGGGACCAGAAATCACCTTTCGTAAATCCAATGTGCGGTTCCGGAACCCTTGCCATTGAGGCCGCTTTAATTGCGACCAACCGCCGGCCCGGCCTGTTCCGCATGAACTATGGCTTTATGCACATTATAGGCTATGATGAACAGGTATTTTTTGCAGAGCGGAGAATTTTAAAGGACCAGGTAATTAAAAATACGGACCTGCAGATCATTGCTACAGATTTATCGGATGATGCAGTCGACATCAGCCGTAAAAATGCCAAAACAGCTGGTGTAGATACACTGATCACTTTTGAAGTCTGCGATTTTGCCGAAACACCGGTACCCGAAGGTGGAAAAGGCGTAGTCGTATTTAACCCCGAATACGGTGAACGTTTAGGCGTGCATTCCAAGCTGGAAGCTACCTATAAACGCATGGGCGATTTTATGAAGCAGCATTGCAAGGGGTATTCTGGCTATATTTTTACCGGCAACCCTGATCTGGCTAAAAAGATAGGCTTAAAGGCCGACCGTAAAGTAGAGTTTTATAATGGAAAGCTGGATTGCCGTATGCTGGAGTACGAACTGTACGACGGTAGCCGCAGACCTGAAGAGGAGCGTCCGGTTAAAGCTTAA
- a CDS encoding DUF3127 domain-containing protein — translation MEIKGKVHEIGALQQVSETFKKRDLIIEYAENPTYPEYIRFEALQDKTALFDSLKQGDDVEVSFNLRGRPWTDKTGKTSYFNSLVVWRINALTNSAAAATTPAYAPPADLNSAPGEEDDLPF, via the coding sequence ATGGAAATAAAAGGAAAAGTGCATGAAATTGGTGCATTACAGCAGGTGAGTGAAACTTTTAAAAAAAGAGACCTGATTATAGAGTATGCAGAAAACCCAACTTATCCTGAATACATCAGGTTTGAGGCTTTACAAGATAAAACCGCTTTATTTGACAGCTTAAAACAAGGCGATGATGTTGAGGTTTCATTCAATTTACGCGGACGTCCATGGACGGATAAAACCGGCAAAACTTCTTACTTTAACAGTTTGGTAGTATGGCGTATCAACGCACTTACAAACAGTGCAGCGGCAGCAACTACTCCAGCATATGCACCTCCGGCCGATCTGAACAGCGCACCGGGCGAGGAAGATGATCTTCCTTTTTAA
- a CDS encoding nuclear transport factor 2 family protein: MDNKLTENSILEQENKLHSAIKNGNITALDQLLHDDLLFILPSGETITKEMDLNTYRNGALKVDELLPDIEKLNIIDDMAVITLSIKLSGKFNDVPFEASYRYIRVWKKFGDGIKVIGGSGIAIR, encoded by the coding sequence ATGGATAATAAACTAACAGAAAATAGCATCCTGGAACAGGAAAACAAGCTTCATAGTGCAATCAAAAATGGCAATATCACCGCGCTTGATCAGTTGCTGCATGATGACCTTTTGTTCATTCTCCCAAGCGGGGAAACAATAACCAAGGAGATGGATCTGAATACTTATCGCAATGGAGCATTAAAGGTTGACGAACTTCTACCTGATATTGAAAAGCTAAACATTATCGATGATATGGCGGTGATCACATTGAGCATTAAATTGAGTGGAAAGTTTAATGATGTACCGTTTGAAGCTAGCTATCGTTATATCAGGGTTTGGAAAAAATTTGGTGATGGGATTAAAGTAATAGGTGGAAGCGGAATTGCTATAAGATAA